A stretch of the Engraulis encrasicolus isolate BLACKSEA-1 chromosome 19, IST_EnEncr_1.0, whole genome shotgun sequence genome encodes the following:
- the vgll2b gene encoding transcription cofactor vestigial-like protein 2b isoform X2: MSCLDVMYPAYGHYQPYAPASAFISTLPAPVGVRSPSPRLREFMESVGAPRCTDSTSVAASASAASIAASSSSSSSTSTGGPPVPPSSSSSSASASSSSSYAATAGAVTGGSPPDGDAPKEKQEVGEAEYLSSRCVLFTYYQGDISSVVDEHFSRALSTYMEGESKRRPTDAGTVSPISRRSFPPSFWDSNYPSPPSRGHCDPGATPYSMDPYAHSALHPGLPHPHAHAHPHPHSHPHTHPSESWGSYTQGQAYAAPRPLHELYTTAPGLEPHYGPLLMPAVRPPHLGPLPGHYEVGKLEHAPGWPGLLPTAGDMAQTLALNIDPGLQHQKKAKELYWF, from the exons ATGAGTTGTTTGGATGTTATGTACCCAGCCTATGGACATTACCAACCGTACGCGCCAGCCTCCGCTTTCATCAGCACTTTGCCG gCTCCAGTCGGTGTGAGAAGCCCCTCTCCTCGCTTGCGGGAGTTCATGGAGAGTGTGGGCGCGCCGCGCTGCACGGACAGCACCTCTGTGGCGGCATCTGCCTCAGCAGCCTCCATAGCTgcatcgtcctcgtcctcctcctccacatcgaCCGGAGGCCCCCCTGTGccaccctcttcttcctcctcatccgcctctgcctcctcctcttcctcctacgcGGCGACGGCGGGAGCGGTGACGGGGGGGTCGCCGCCCGACGGGGATGCCCCCAAGGAGAagcaggaggtgggggaggcGGAGTACCTGAGCTCCAGGTGTGTCCTCTTCACCTACTACCAGGGGGACATCAGCAGCGTGGTGGACGAGCACTTCTCACGCGCCCTCAGCACCTACATGGAGGGTGAGAGCAAGAGGAGGCCCACGGACGCAGGAACAG TCTCCCCCATCAGTCGGCGCAGCTTCCCGCCCTCCTTCTGGGACAGCAACTACCCATCGCCCCCCAGCCGCGGCCACTGTGACCCGGGCGCCACCCCTTACTCCATGGACCCTTACGCCCACAGCGCCCTGCACCCTGGCCTCCCTCACCCGCACGCGCAcgcccacccgcacccccactcgcacccgcacacgcaccccTCCGAGTCCTGGGGCAGCTACACACAGGGCCAGGCCTACGCTGCCCCAAGGCCTCTCCATGAACTATACACTACGGCCCCGGGCCTGGAGCCTCATTATGGTCCCCTGCTGATGCCCGCGGTCAGGCCCCCACACCTCGGGCCCCTGCCCGGCCACTACGAGGTGGGCAAGCTGGAGCACGCGCCCGGGTGGCCGGGGCTGCTGCCCACCGCGGGGGACATGGCACAGACGCTGGCTCTCAACATAGACCCAG
- the vgll2b gene encoding transcription cofactor vestigial-like protein 2b isoform X1, whose product MSCLDVMYPAYGHYQPYAPASAFISTLPAPVGVRSPSPRLREFMESVGAPRCTDSTSVAASASAASIAASSSSSSSTSTGGPPVPPSSSSSSASASSSSSYAATAGAVTGGSPPDGDAPKEKQEVGEAEYLSSRCVLFTYYQGDISSVVDEHFSRALSTYMEGESKRRPTDAGTVSPISRRSFPPSFWDSNYPSPPSRGHCDPGATPYSMDPYAHSALHPGLPHPHAHAHPHPHSHPHTHPSESWGSYTQGQAYAAPRPLHELYTTAPGLEPHYGPLLMPAVRPPHLGPLPGHYEVGKLEHAPGWPGLLPTAGDMAQTLALNIDPVRPLEDFYGPWRNLKWPFQ is encoded by the exons ATGAGTTGTTTGGATGTTATGTACCCAGCCTATGGACATTACCAACCGTACGCGCCAGCCTCCGCTTTCATCAGCACTTTGCCG gCTCCAGTCGGTGTGAGAAGCCCCTCTCCTCGCTTGCGGGAGTTCATGGAGAGTGTGGGCGCGCCGCGCTGCACGGACAGCACCTCTGTGGCGGCATCTGCCTCAGCAGCCTCCATAGCTgcatcgtcctcgtcctcctcctccacatcgaCCGGAGGCCCCCCTGTGccaccctcttcttcctcctcatccgcctctgcctcctcctcttcctcctacgcGGCGACGGCGGGAGCGGTGACGGGGGGGTCGCCGCCCGACGGGGATGCCCCCAAGGAGAagcaggaggtgggggaggcGGAGTACCTGAGCTCCAGGTGTGTCCTCTTCACCTACTACCAGGGGGACATCAGCAGCGTGGTGGACGAGCACTTCTCACGCGCCCTCAGCACCTACATGGAGGGTGAGAGCAAGAGGAGGCCCACGGACGCAGGAACAG TCTCCCCCATCAGTCGGCGCAGCTTCCCGCCCTCCTTCTGGGACAGCAACTACCCATCGCCCCCCAGCCGCGGCCACTGTGACCCGGGCGCCACCCCTTACTCCATGGACCCTTACGCCCACAGCGCCCTGCACCCTGGCCTCCCTCACCCGCACGCGCAcgcccacccgcacccccactcgcacccgcacacgcaccccTCCGAGTCCTGGGGCAGCTACACACAGGGCCAGGCCTACGCTGCCCCAAGGCCTCTCCATGAACTATACACTACGGCCCCGGGCCTGGAGCCTCATTATGGTCCCCTGCTGATGCCCGCGGTCAGGCCCCCACACCTCGGGCCCCTGCCCGGCCACTACGAGGTGGGCAAGCTGGAGCACGCGCCCGGGTGGCCGGGGCTGCTGCCCACCGCGGGGGACATGGCACAGACGCTGGCTCTCAACATAGACCCAG tacggcccttggaggacttttacggcccttggaggaatttgaagtggcccttccaatga